The DNA region GTCTCCACCTCTGGAAAGCCCACGGAGATTTCTTTGAAAACTCTTCTCCACAGGTCGTGTGCCCGGATTGAGTTCGCCTTGTCAACAAGGGTGAGATGCTTCCGTCTCTTCTGAGCCAGCTCAAATGCGAAACGCACAACTTTCTCTGTCCCTCTTCTCGTGTAAATCATCTCCTGAACAGCGACTTCATCCTGTGTGCCCTTCTTGAGAAATCCGCCTACTCCTGCGCGGGTATCTTCCGTGTTCTCCCGGACCACAACAAAATCCACATCTTCAGGCCCTTTGTCCTTGAGAGGCGTAAGATGGGCCGAGTAGAGCTTTATCGGCCTCAGGTTCACGTAGAGATCAAGCTTGGATCTCATGCCTCCGACGATCGCCCTTTCCATGAGCCCTGTTTCGACTCTCGGATCCCCTACTGCTCCGAACAGAATTGCGTCCATCTGCTTGAGCTCAGTTATGGCCGAGTCGGGAAAGAGCTCACCGGTCTTCAGGTAGTGATTTGCACCGTGCGGGTATTCGATCTTCTCACATTGAAATCCGAGCAGTCGGGCCGCCTCATCCAGGACTCTCACGCCCTCCCTTACTACTTCAGGCCCGATCCCATCCCCGGGAATAACGGCTATCTTGTACATCTCACTTCCTCTTGGACATCACGCCAACCGGACGCAGGAACGAAATCCTGGCCCCTGGTCCGTGCGCCGGCTCTGCTTCCGGCTACTTGCGGGAAATCGACTCTACGCCCAACTTCGAAGCAATCTCTATCAAGTCTTGGTCATCGATTTTCTTCTTCTTCAAGGTCAGAGTCTTGAACTCAGAATATGCTTTTTCCAATTTGTCCGGGGCGAACTCAATTCCGAGTTTCTTGAGCTTCCAGCTCAAAGCATTCCTTCCGGAGTGCTTGCCGAGGACTATCTTTCCGATTCCAATGCCGAGGTTCTTAGGGTCCATCATTTCGTATGTCGAACGCTCTTTCAGGACGCCGTTCTGGTGGATTCCGGCTTCGTGTGCAAAGGCATTGTCACCGACTATTGCTTTCGTGGCCTGAGGGAACATGCCGGAATGCCTTGCTACCAGCCGGCTAAGGGGATAGATTTTTGTCGTGTCTATCATCACTTCCCTCTGGTAGTAGTCCTTTCTCACAACGAGACTCATGATGACTTCTTCGAGAGCGGCATTCCCCGCCCGTTCGCCGAGTCCGTTAACCGTGCCTTCTACCCGCATTGCCCCCGACTTCACACCCGCCAAGCTGCTTGCAACTGCCAGCCCCAGGTCGTTGTGGCAGTGCGTGCTGAGATAACATTTTTCATCATCTATCCCTTTTACGTTTTTCCTTATATCGGCGATGAGTTTCCCAAATTCCTCCGGCTGAGAATAGCCGACGGTGTCAGGGATTATGAGTCCGACCGCTCCCGCGGAAACGACTGCCTGGATTATCTCAGACAGGTAGTCAGGCTCAGCCCTGCTTGCATCTTCGAAAGCGAAATCAACGCTGTCGGTGTATTGCTTCGCGTGCATTACAGCTTCGACTGCCATATCCAGCACTTCTTCCCTGTTTTTGTTGAGCTTGTACTTCCTGTGGATA from Candidatus Eisenbacteria bacterium includes:
- a CDS encoding 2-isopropylmalate synthase, which translates into the protein MEKRVLFVDSTLRDGEQTPGVNIFAQEKLEIAKMLEELGIDKIECGFPATSPSDTEGVRLIAEHVTKTRVGVIARATKKDIDAAWDAVKDAKLPTITPFISVSPIHRKYKLNKNREEVLDMAVEAVMHAKQYTDSVDFAFEDASRAEPDYLSEIIQAVVSAGAVGLIIPDTVGYSQPEEFGKLIADIRKNVKGIDDEKCYLSTHCHNDLGLAVASSLAGVKSGAMRVEGTVNGLGERAGNAALEEVIMSLVVRKDYYQREVMIDTTKIYPLSRLVARHSGMFPQATKAIVGDNAFAHEAGIHQNGVLKERSTYEMMDPKNLGIGIGKIVLGKHSGRNALSWKLKKLGIEFAPDKLEKAYSEFKTLTLKKKKIDDQDLIEIASKLGVESISRK
- a CDS encoding isocitrate/isopropylmalate family dehydrogenase, which gives rise to MYKIAVIPGDGIGPEVVREGVRVLDEAARLLGFQCEKIEYPHGANHYLKTGELFPDSAITELKQMDAILFGAVGDPRVETGLMERAIVGGMRSKLDLYVNLRPIKLYSAHLTPLKDKGPEDVDFVVVRENTEDTRAGVGGFLKKGTQDEVAVQEMIYTRRGTEKVVRFAFELAQKRRKHLTLVDKANSIRAHDLWRRVFKEISVGFPEVETDTAYVDAAIVWMLEKGDVIGFL